From the Methanobacterium sp. CWC-01 genome, the window AAAACAGAGTCAGGGCTATGTCCCTTATTCATGAGCAGCTTTACCAATCACCAGACCTAAACCAGATTAGTTTTGGTGATTACATTGAAAGGATTGCCCAGCAGCTATTCAGATTTTATGAAGCAGACGTAAAAGGGGTTGAACTAGAAGTTAATGTGGATGAAATATTCCTAAATCTGGACACCTCCATTCCGTTAGGCCTTATTGTAAATGAACTTGTCTCTAACTCTCTAAAACATGCATTTCCAGATGATAGGGCGGGTAAAGTATCCATACGTCTTCAAACTCAGGACAAAAACAATATTCTAACCGTGGCCGACGATGGTATCGGTTTACCCAGTGACTTTGATATATCCAATAACACGGATTCTCTAGGACTTCACATTGTGCAAACCCTGACTTTACAGCTTAGGGGAACATTGGATATCAAAAAAAGTCCGGGAGCTGAATTTAAAATTACTTTCGCAGGTTAGTTCATACCTTAACCCTAGTTCATTGTTTGCACTGGATTTAGAATGAGAATTATGTTAAAAAAGGTTTTTTTTAGTATTATATAACCATTTTTTTTAATTAGATATCTTTTTCAGCACTTTGTCACTTAAAAACTGGGGATTTATGAATTTATCATACACTGGCAGCCGTTCTGTTAATTTGAATCCCATATCTTCGGTTATGCGTCGTAATTCTTTCATTCCGGGCCAGGGAGCTTCAGGATTGACATGGTCTGGGGTTAGGGGTGAAATTCCTCCCCAATCATCGGACCCGGCGAGTAAAAATATCTGAGCTGCTTCCAAGTTGAGGTTTGGTGGCACCTGCACTCCACAATCCGGAAAGAGGATTCGGGTAGCAACCACCATTCTTATCATCTCTGCCAGGGATGGTTCGGGATAGTCTTGCATGACTATTCCAGGTTTGCTACGAAAGTTTTGAATAATAATCTCCTGTATGTGACCGTATTTATCCTGAATCTTTCGTATTTCCAGTAGTGACTCTGCTCTTTCTTCCACAGTTTCCCCAATACCAATAAGAAGTCCGGTTGTGAAGGGTATTTTAAGCTTCCCCGCGTTTTTGATGGTTTTAATCCTTTTTTTAGGATCTTTACCCGGACTGTGCTGATGGGCCACGGTATTCATGATCCTTTCACTGGTGGTCTCCAGCATCAACCCCATGGAGGCATTTACATCTTTGAGCATTTTTAATTCACTCTTTTCAAGTACTCCCGGATTACTGTGAGGAAGTAAATTGGTTTTCTCAAGAGTATCCTCACATAGGAAATAGAGATAGTCTAAAATATTCTCCTGCCCAATTTTTTTCAAGGCATTAAGCACCAGGGGGTTCTCATCCGCATGTTCTCCAAACGTAAAAAGAGCCTCCCTGCACCCGTGATCATGGCCGTTGCGCACGATTTTCATTACTTCTTCCGGATCCATAAGCAGATTAGTCTGGGGATCCTGGGGGTCCTGTCGAAAAGTACAGTATCCACAATCATTGCGGCACACATTGGTGAGGGGTATGAAAACGTTCTTAGAGAAGGTTATGTTATTACTATCTCTTTTGAGGGAGGCTTTAGACATGAGAGATGGTATCTGGTCCCCTCTGGCATTTAAAATAGAGATGATTTCATTTTTAGATACTGGCATCGTGGCTTCCTCCCGTTAGGAAGCTAGGCTTCCAGCAGGGATATAACAACTTCCACAAACAGAGGACCAATCCCACTCTTATCCTTCCAGATCACCACAAAAATAGCTATATCCCCTTCCATAAGGCCCATACGATAGTCAGTGTGACAGTTCATGGATTCAAATGATTCTTTAAGCCGGTAAATGCCTCCAATATCAGTTTCGGTATTGATTGGTACCGAACTCCGGATCTGTTCATCCATAACTCCCAGAATATCTCCAGCTTCATCGGAGTATAAATTCATCTCCTTCACTCCCAGGTCCTTAAGTAACTGGTCAAGGGTTGATCCCAGTTCATCGGGTTGCACTCTTTTCCGACTCATGCCTCGGACGATCAACATCTGGGAGGTATCCATCGCGGCCCTAGAACCTTCAAAAGCTTCTAAGCCGCCCATTATCAGACCAGCAATGTTATGAGTTCTCATAATCCGTTACCTTCTTCGATTTCACTTTTAAGTTCTTTTAAAGTAGCTACCTTTTCTGCAAAGGCGTTGTGTCGATGAATACTTTCTTCATTAACCTGTCTAACTGTGATGAGGGTGTCGTCCGGCAGATGGGAATATTGATGAACGATCTTCTGCACCATGTTACGCACGCAGTCCTCCACAAACATGGGGTTCTGATGGGCGTGGAGAACCACCGCATTTTCATCGGGCCTTTTAAGCATTTCAGAAACTGAAGAACTCATGGAATCTTCAATTATCTCAATTATATCTTCGCCACGAATAATCTGATGCTCCGGTACTTCGATCATGATCATTCCTATGCCTCGTTGATTGTGGGATGAGAAAGAAACAGTGTCCAATACTTTTTCGGTGGTTTCCTCGTCTAGGAATTCTAAAAGTTTTTGTTTGGAAGTTTCTTTAACTGTTTCCTGGGCACAGGGGCAGACAGTCATCCCCACTACTTCGGCACCGATCATTTTCCGGATGAGCACCTCCCCATCTTCTCCACGGATACCACTGGCATCGGCCATGATCTTGGTCATCTCCTGGGTCTTCAGACGGGTGACTGGCGATTTTTTCATGATCATGAAGTCGCTTTTCATGCTTACCTCGGCATGAGTGGCATACTTATGTTTGTTTAGGAGTGAATGAACAATACTCGCGCACAGAGACTCGATTTCGACTGCAGTTTTATCAAGAGCTTCCTCGAGAACTTCACTTATAGCCTCAGGGTTACGAGACATGTGAATACCTCGCTGTGTGCTGGGAAGATCCACAAACGCGTCAAAAGTAGGAATGAGAACTATGGGTCGTTTACCCTCCCTCTCAATTTTTAAGAGTTTTTTTACCCCGGTGACTCCCACTCTGGTTAAGTGAACGGGGACGCTAGGTGTCTTATTTTGAGTATCTGGCATGCATATTTGGTCCAATTTCTTTCCACTCCTGATCCCATCCTATTCTCCAAGCTCGAAGATTTAAAAGTAACTTTTCATTGTCTTATATTAACAGGATTGGTATTATACATAAGAAACTATTTCACTTATTATATCTTTTGTGATATTTGGGGATGTGATGATGAAAAGCACATGATAAATCAGCACTTCTTCAGTATCATCAGAAAATCCTGAATTTCCATATCCTTTATACTTTCTTTTTCTATTTTAGAGGAATTGAAAAGTTTTTCAGCCCTTTCTGCTAATATTATCCCGGCTTTGTCCTTTTCTATCACCACTAAAACCTTCTTCGGATTAAAGGATTGAATTTTTCGCTCCAAATCGCTTTTAACATGTTCTATTTTGACTTTTATCGGTTCTAACGCTTTTTCAGGAAGTTTAGGGTTAAGAATTCGCATATCTTCAATCTGAAGCGGCACTCCCGCCACCACTATCCTCTGGGGGTTAACTCCCCACCGGGTCAATGATTTCTTAAAGTTTGCTTTGGGGGTTAAGAAAATGAAGTCTGAAGAAAGTTTACCTACTTCCTCCTCTAAATTTTCAGTTTCCATGACTCCAAAGTCAATTAGTAAAGTGTCAATTTTATCTCTGATTTCCAGAAGATTCCCACAGAATATTTGGGCCTCTTCCAGCGATAGATTGTGATCAGGTCTGGAAGTGTAAATAAACTCTTCAGTTTCCAACAGCAGGTTAATAATCTCACCATACGTTTTTGAATCAATTTTCCCTTCTTTGGGCTCTTTTAAACCTTCACTTGTCTTTATGGATTTTCCGGCCTCTTTTATCAATGTTTGGGCCTGTTTTAGTCTTAACTGTTCCATCAAATCTCCTCAGAATGTAAAAAATGGTGAAAAATTATCCTCTATGCGTTTGAATAAGTTTTTAGTTTCCTCCTGAACCCTGGACATTTCAGGGGAAATTTGAGAATGTTCTAGTGTTTCTTCCTTCAATATATTTATCATTTTCAGGTTGCATCGCTTCAATGCCTCCAGATGGTAACCGCCCTCCAGGGTCAGAACCCGGGGCTGGGATTGATTTGAGATTTCCATGGCCATCCATTCATAAAAATCATCATCCAGAAGCATTCTGGATAATGGATCATCCCGGTGAGCATCGAAACCCACATCAAAAAAATAAAAATCGGCATTAAAATCTTTAAAAACTGGTCTTAATATTCGTTGGAGGATGTATATGTAGTCGGATGTCCCCGAACCCGGAGATAGGGGAATGTTAAGGTTGAAACCTTCTCCTGCCCCCTCACCAATCTCTTCTAAGAAACCTTCTGATGGGAAAATAGTATGTGGGTCCTGGTGAATAGAGATGTAAAGGACATCGGGATCGTTATAAAATATATGGGCTGTTCCGTTACCGTAGTGGACATCGAAGTCGAATATTACAAATTTTTTAATCTTTCTAACTTTTCGTAGATATTCCAGGGCCACCGCAAGATTATTAAACAAACAGAAACCCATGGCACGTTCTCTTGTAGCGTGATGGCCGGGTGGCCTTACCAGCGCATAAGAACTACTGAATCCATTAAGTACAAGTTCGGATGCTTTTATGGCCCCTCCAGCCGCTAGCTTGGCTATTTCATAGCTTTGAGGAGAGGCGTAGGTGTCAAAGTCAAGATAGCCGCCACCGCGTTCACAGAAGGTTCTAATTCTTTCGACGTGGTCTGAAGTATGCACTCGCTCTAAATCTTCTTCTTTTGCCATATATGGCTCAAAAATGGGAATATTCCCTATTAAATCAGCTTCTTCCAGGCCTTTAATTATTTTGCTGAGTCGGTCTGGGGATTCAGGGTGATTAGGGGTTTTATGTTCCAGGTATTCTGGTGAATAGACCAGGGCCATCATTTTTACCTTCCCCAAATTAATGAATTTGAAAGTCTAATTTTTTAGCATACTAAAGGAGTGTTGCTACCAAATTAGAGCATCCTTATCGAGCTTAAATCTTCCTTCACTATGTTTAAAACGGTCTGTGTGTAGGTTCTTTGGACATCTGGCTCTTTTAAGAGCTTTTTAATGAAGTTATCCAGTTCATTGGTGTCTTTGAACCGGGCAATGAGTATGGCATCGAACTCCCCTGTCACGTCATACATGCATAGCACGTTGTGGTGGTAGGCGGTACGATCTTCCCAGTTTCTTAGGACTCCGCCCGTCACCCTTACTCCAATGATGGTGGTCAGGTCATAGCCCAGTTTTTGGTGATCGATTACCGGTGCAAATTTCTTTATCACCCCATTTTGGGTGAGTTTTTCCATGCGGTTATGTACGGTTCCAATGGATATGTCCAGTTTCTTAGCGATTTTTCGGTAGGAGATTCTCCCGTCTTCGTTAAATATGCTGATTATGTCACGATCCAGATCATCAATTTTCACTGTATTCGGTAGGCCACTTTCTTTCATACAATTTCACCTTTATATGAACAATGATTATATTATGATACTTTCTATCATATATAAATATACAATTTTTATTATAGCTTGGAAAGGTTTTAAGTATAAGTTCTGACATTGTATTAAATAGGTGATCACAAAATGGACCCCCTTAACGATGAAACTGTCAGAATGAGGTACATAGCGCTGGTTAAAAAAGGACTTATCGATGATTTAGAGTGTAGTTCTTATGACAGCAAGGAAGATGTAGATCCGTGCATGACCCGAAAGGTAAAGATATTTGAGGATTACTTCTTACCGGGAACTGTGCTTTTAAGTGATAGGGCCAATTACAAACTACGCATCGAGTACCCCATGGAATAGTGGTCAATCACCTCATATAAGAGATTATAATAGGCTCTTCATGAGTCATTTTCTTCTTTCTCTTCATTTTCTCTTCTTTTTTTAATCTTTTGTTCTTTGCCTATAGATTGTTAACCTGCCGGTTTTGGTGATGGCATATCTTTCCATTCGCGAAGATTTCTTCACCAAACCGCCATTAATCAGGACCTTCAAGTGTTTGTAGGCCATTGGTCTGGATATGCCAATTATCTTTCCAAGTTCCACGGCCTTTAACTCCTGTTCGGAGAGGAGTTCCAATATTCTGAGTCGGGTCTGGGATAAATCCATCTTTAAAATCGGGAGTCTAATGATTTTCTTCCCGTAACAGGTGTATAGTTCATCCACTTCTTCCAGATTGGCTACAAAATTTAAAAGTGGCCCAATTTCTCCACTGCCAAATGCCACCAACACTTTGCCATGCTTTTGTGCTCCTTTGATCACATCAGCGATTTTCTGGCAGGACTCCAGCATATCTTCGCTCTCAATTATTATTTCACCACCTTTCAGGAAAGATTCGAGTTCAGTCTTCTGTTTTTTGTTATCATGGAGACTTATCAATCCATCCGGTTGGGTCTTCATTGATGCGTTGAAAAGGCACTGGCCTCGCAGATTAGTTATAAGAGTTTTCATGCGCACACCTACATTTTATTTTATCATCTTACTATATAACTGTCTACTTCTAAAGTTACATGAAGCTGCTGTCTTTATAAGTAAGTGGGATTTACCTAGGCTTAACCAAAAATGGGGGAATTATAACGAGCGCATCAGAATTAATATCAGTGGAGAATCTGTCAACTCGACAGTTGAATGTGGAGATTAAGAAAGCTTTAGCTCAAGATAAATACAGAATAACCCTGGATAATCCTGGAAAATTGGATTCCATTGCTGTAGGTTTGAACTCTGGCGTAGATATACTACTAAGGGGAGATGTGGGGGACTTTGTAGGGGCCCTTAACAATGGTGCCTTCATCGAAATTGATGGTAGCACAGGTCGTTACGTCGGCGACAATATGACCTCCGGAGAAATTATAGTCAGGGGTTCTGCTGAAGACGGAGTGGGATTTGGAACTTACAACGGAACTATAGTAGTTTATGGTGATGCTGGAAACGCGGTAGGTCAGCTCAATAAGGGTGGAACCATAATTATTGACGGTAATATGGGAAACCTGGCGGGGCTGTACATGCTCAGTGGGGATATTATCGTCACCGGAAACGCCGGTGTGGATACCGGTGATTGGATGATTGGCGGCACCATATATGTGGCTGGAGACTTTGAGACCGGTGCCAACGGAGCCATTAATGAACTGGATGAGGATGATAAGTCCAAACTCTCAAAATTATTCTCACAATACGAAATCGAAGCAGATATTGACGGATTCAAAAAGATCGAACCCAAAGAGTTAAGACCTTTCTACGGGGGGAATTAAATGAAACAGATCCTTTTAACCAATTCTGAAAAGTGTGATGGCTGTAATGACTGTGTTGAAGCCTGTGCTAAAGTCAACGGGGAAAGCAGCATCTTCCTACACAAGATGACCGATGGATATCAGGCCATCCTGTGTCAGCAATGCATCAATCCATCCTGCATGCGCGGTTGCTTCCGAGATGCCATCTACCGGGAGAACGATGTTGTTCATATTGACCAGGACTCCTGCGTAGGCTGCCGGCTGTGTATGCTCATGTGTCCCATTGGCTGCATCACCCACACCGAAGACCAGATCCTGAAGTGCGAGCAACAGTGCCTCCAATCAGAAAATGATATCCCAGCTTGTGTTAAATCATGTTCTGAGGGCTGTTTAGAAGTGGTTGATGTTAAAGAGTTTGCCACAGGCTTGCAAAGAGGTTTCGAAATCGAGAACAACCTCACCAAACCTTCTTCTACTCGGGCTATGTCACCTTCTAATGACCTGGCCATTGCAACCCAGGGATTATGCGTATTCTGTGGAACCTGCGAAATTGTGTGCCCCACCAACGCCATAGAAATTGTGGGCGACCATGCAGAAATTGATAAAACCAAGTGTATAATGTGTGGATCGTGCACTGCAGCCTGTCCAGTACTTATACCAACTGGAGCAGGAAGTATATGGGATCCTAGGACCATTGCCGATATAAGATACACTTCCAAGGCAGGAAAATATGTATTGCGAGGTTTTGGAACCGAACGCAGATTACCAAACTTTGACGACATAATCATACTCCCTGCCCAGGCATCCATTGCACCGGTGGATAAATACCGGGAAGCCTGTAACACCAAAGTGGTTCTGGGAAGTCGGTACGCTGAAAATCCCTTGGAACTCGCGACTCCGGTTCTGATTGCCGGGATGTCCTTCGGAGCTCTCAGTGAGGAGTGTAAATTGGCCATGGCCAAGGGATCTTCTCTGGTAGGATCCTGTGCCAACACTGGAGAAGGAGGAATGCTGCCCCGAGAAAGGGAATATGCGGATAAACTGATGGTTCAATACTCATCCGGACGTTTCGGTGTTTCAGCAGACTATCTCAACGTGGCTGATGCCATTGAGGTAAAGATAGGTCAGGGGGCTAAGCCAGGTATGGGAGGACACCTTTTAGCAGAAAAGGTAAGTCCCAAGGTGGCTAAAATTAGGGGAATACCCATAGGAACCGATGCCCTTAGTCCAGCTCGGTTCCTGGATGCCACCCAGGACGGAGACCTGGCCAAACACATCGAACTGATAAGGGAAGTAACCGACTGGCAAGTACCTATTGTGGTCAAATTAGGACCAGGAAGAGTACACGAGGATGTGCAACTGGTGGCTGAAGCCGGAGCCGACGTGATCTCCGTGGATGGTATGGAAGGAGGAACCGGGGCGGCACCAGCAGTGGTTATCGAACACACGGGAATACCCACCCTGGCGGCCCTGATGGAAGCGGTACACGGCCTGGAGGAAATCGGAATGAAGGACACCGTGGACCTTATCATCACTGGTGGAATACGCAGTGGTGCCGACGTGGCCAAGGCCATGGCCCTGGGAGCAGATGCAGCTTACATCGGAACCGGAGCCATGATCGCCATGGGCTGTGTAGCCTGTCGTATGTGTTACACTGGAAAATGTCCTGTGGGGGTGGCCACCCAGGATCCAACCCTATGTGAGCGTCTGGATATAGACGTAGCGGCCATGAAGGTGGCTAACTACATTAAATCCATGACTGAGGAGACCAAGATGCTGGCCCAGCTTGCCGGTCATGATGACGTTCGTAAGTTCGAACCAGATGATCTGCGGGCTTTGAACTCGGATACTGCCACCATAACTGGTGTAAGGTTGACCGGGACTTAAATTGAAGGGAATTTATTTTTCCCCATTTTTTTTTATTTTTTAAGAAAAAATTATTTTTATATTGAGAATTGACTCTCTTAGTGTGCTGTTTAAGACATTAGTGGGATATTAAATAGTTAATCCGTATTTATTTAATTATAGGTACTAATTTACATTAAAAGGTAAAAAATAAACGGTAAATAATAAAAAAAAGAAAAAAATAGATTTTTTGCTGGTTTTATTCCACAGGTTCGTATTCTGCGCTTTCTGCAAAGATTAAAGCTACGGATCTACCTTGGAACATCAGTAGATAACCGTATCCTAATAAGAATACAAGGAAACCAATGAGAATGAACATCAGTATTCCTCCGACCAGACCAATGATAAGTCCTATTACGGTTAGAACTACCATTAGCACGATCCACCAGATGATATAATTTCCCCATCCAATTGCTCTGATTCGGTCGAGTATTTCGCTGTATCTCAAAGCTGCGCCGATCTCGCCATCGTAGTAGGCCATGTTAGCGATACCAACATAAGCAAATATGCTTATGATTATAGCGAGTAGAATTGCTATTATGAAGAAGAGCAGTGCAATCCCGTTAAATGCCACATTACTGAAATCTCCGGTTCCTGCGAATACAAATGCAAGCAGATAGAAGATTAGGGGTATTATTGAGTAAATTATACCAACAATTAAAATCTTTAGACCATCAATAAATAGTTCTCCAACATCGTCGAAATCTGGAATATCATCAATACCAGCTAAAGTTGATTTTATGATTCTTAAGTAATATCCAAGGGCGATAAAGTTTACAATCGGGATTATCAGGATAATTCCCAAAATAAGTAACTTTACCCAATCTTGAATGGGATATTGCAGAGAATCACTTATGTTTTCTCCAACATTCATTTTGTTTCACCTCAAAGGGTTTATTTACAATACGTTAATATGAAGGTCTTAAGGGATAAAAATTTCGGTTTTTCAAACTTAATAATAGTTTGACCTAGAAAGAAATGTTTGTAGAACTGAAGATCGTGTTAAAAATTTCATATTATTTATCGGCTTAAAAAACTAATTAAATTATAACAAAGAAGAATAGATTTTTGCTATCTGGATTAAAAGATGTATAAAATTACTGAAATAATCTAATATTCCAATTATTTTTTTGTAAATAATCCAGGGTCCATTGCTGATGCAATTATACTGATCTACTAGAAGCTTCCTGATCTCTCATTGGGCTATTAAATGATTTGAACAATTAAATGTTTAATAAAAACCCACCAGTTACTTAATTCGTAGATAAATTGCTAAATTATACTTTGATAAAGCTAAAGGATGAAATGGGATTTGATAGAAATTGTTTGGGATAATATAAATACTGCAGTGTAGATAACACATGACTTGAAGTACAAATTCAATAGTCAATATTATGTATAGCAGTGGAAAAAAACTTGCTATGATCTTAAAATTGAAAATAAGCTTTAATATCATTAATAGGTGAAATATATTGAAATGGCAATTCATCGTAGTAATCCTCCTGGCCATATTTGGAGTGTTCCTATTCTTCTCAGCCCTTTTAGGTCCAGTGGACCCGGTGGGAAGACTGGGATTTGTTAAATTCGCTAATCCGGACATGTTCCCGGGCCATCCTCACTCTGAAGTCTTAGCCCAGTATGGTCAACAGAGGGGATCTAAATGTGTCCTGGTAGTGCACTATGCTGGAGATTCGAACTACCGGCACTACACCGAGAACAACGTCACCATAATTGAATTGGCATTTGTAGATAAGGTTAACCGGGCTAAAACGGATATAGATTGGAATGACGTTCTACAGACGTTCATATACGGCATACCCAAGGACCGGTGGCAGTACAAAGCGGATGGTAAAGTATTTGATGACTACGACGAGGCCATGGCTTACGTTAAAAAAATAGCCAGACAGAAAGGTCAACAAGGCCCCATACCCATGGTTTACCATGGAACTGCCCGGGCAGGCAACCCCATTATCAACCAGGGATGTGGATTCCCATTATACGTCCAGATCTGCTGGTATGAGTACGGGCGATTCGCTGCTTACTACTACATCGTAAAGGGAATGATACAGCCCTATCTGAGTCTGCCCTATCGTACCTACGAATGGCTACATGCCTCGGAACTTCAGTATTATTACACCGAAGGCATGCTGGACTACGAATAAAGAAAAAATAAGAGAACTTATGGAGTATTTAGGGATTGTATCCGGGGGACTGGATATTCCCTGCAAGGATTAGATATTTCCCTGCATTATATTTTTATATACTAAGCCTCAGCATTAATATTACGGCGTTCAACCAGTTCTTCAATCAGTTCCTCCACCAGTTCCAGTGGGGCGGAGGTTTTTATCCCCGTGGGTGTGAAATGGGTGGGAGAAGCCATGTAACCCGCAGCTTTGAGTAGATCTAACAACTCCATCAGGGGGGGTGCACTTATTTTAAGCTTACTGCAGATGGTGTGAATTTCATAAAAAGTAGGGGGTGCCTTTGACTCTGCTTTACAGAGTTTTAAAAGTTTCATGGCATCTTTTCGGCGATTTAAGACTAATTTTTCACTTTTTTCAATCATTCCTGATATAAAATCAGAATCCTGTATATCCCCACACCACAGGGGACCAGCCACCCGCAGGGAATGTTCACAGCGAGGGCATCTGGCATCAACAAGGGGAGCCATACCATAAAAGACCTGACGGTTAAGGCAGCGGGGACAGTAGGCAATGTAACCCATATTATTCAGGGATTTATCAGTTTTTTTAGCCCCTTTACTGATGGTGGCATAGATACGCAGGTAATGTTCAGTGCTATGGGAGAACTTGAAGGTTAAAAACTTCTTATACCGGGCAAAAGACAGCGATAAAAACCCGGCCAGTATCCTCAAACCATTTTCATGACAATACTCAGTTTTAAGTGGTTTAGAGCCGTACTTCCTGATACAGGGTTCCGGGTAGGTGCCACACAGGGCCGAAGTGTCGGTGGCAGTCACAGCCAGCATACTATTCCGAGGAAGGTTTACTGCAGCCGAGTCTATGAAAGGAGAGGGAGTTCCAAAGGGATCAATATCTACCACGTTGAATTTGCCCTTACAAAGACGTAGAATCAGGTTAGCATCCTTCTGACAGACAGTGATGTTGTTTAAACCATTTTTTAGGGAATTATCCCTGGCCAGGGCCACTGCCCGGGGATTGACATCGTTTATCACCACCCCTTCTACCCCTGAAACCTCTTTCGCGTAGCGTATTCCTCTGATACCACTACCTCCAAAGGCATCACAGATACTTAAACCCTTCTCTATTTCGGATTTAAATTGCTGAATGGCCAGCACCGACAGATCCCGGTTTAATTCCATAACCGGATTGTAAAAAACCGGAGCCCGGGAGGATACTTTCTCGAAGGGGGGGATCCTGATTTTCACCTGTCCCTCATTTATAAGCACATGATCCATAAATTAAACCTCAAAACATCCATCTTATAATGTTTCCATTATACGCCTATTAAGAGTAATTATAATGTGAGTAATATTAATTAGTTTAGGAGTTGTTTCATGTTCCATTCACTCTACCTGGAAAATGCAAAAACCGGAAAAAACAACTGGTGGAGATATCTTTTCACCCTATTAGGTTCATTAGGGCTGGCGAGCATAGCCGCAGGACTAATAATAGCGCTTATAGTAGTTATTTACACTGTTCTTAATTACCCGGTAATTAGCCCGGATATGATAAATACTCTAATCTCCATCAACAACCCGCTATTTATAATTCTCATTACCGGAGTTACCTACGCCGTATCATTCTTTCTTTTCTACCTTTTTGTACGGTTTTTGCATCATAAGAACTTTAAAATGCTGGTAAACTATGGGGTGGGATTTCGTTGGAGGATGTTATTAAAGGGGGGCTTCATATGGTTCGTGATACTCTCATTACTGAGTTTCCCAGATTTTTTACTCAATCCTGGCGCATACCAGGTGTCCCTAAACTTTGAAGCCTTTTATCTACTGCTGGGTTTAAGTGCATTGGTCTTCCCGGTACAGGCTTCCTTTGAGGAATTACTATTCAGGGGGTACCTGATGCAGGGCATTAGTCTCATCTCCGAAAGGCCCATCATTCCCTTACTGCTCACATCAACCCTATTTGGGCTGGTACATTTTTTCAATGGAGCTAACCTCGATCAGAGCCTGTCCATAGTGGTTTCTACTTTCCTTATTGGTCTAATGCTGGGGATCATTGCCTTGGCCGATAATGGCCTGGAGACCGCCATGGGAGTACATATCGTAAACAACCTCTTCGTGGCATTGATATTTAACTCTGCAGACTCCGGCCTGCCAGGACTACCTTCACTCATCACCGCACCCGCTTCCAATCCATTTACAGGTATACCGTTCCTGATTCTAGCAGTAATTTTAATGTTAGTGGTCCTATACTGGAATCAG encodes:
- the cofG gene encoding 7,8-didemethyl-8-hydroxy-5-deazariboflavin synthase CofG, whose amino-acid sequence is MPVSKNEIISILNARGDQIPSLMSKASLKRDSNNITFSKNVFIPLTNVCRNDCGYCTFRQDPQDPQTNLLMDPEEVMKIVRNGHDHGCREALFTFGEHADENPLVLNALKKIGQENILDYLYFLCEDTLEKTNLLPHSNPGVLEKSELKMLKDVNASMGLMLETTSERIMNTVAHQHSPGKDPKKRIKTIKNAGKLKIPFTTGLLIGIGETVEERAESLLEIRKIQDKYGHIQEIIIQNFRSKPGIVMQDYPEPSLAEMIRMVVATRILFPDCGVQVPPNLNLEAAQIFLLAGSDDWGGISPLTPDHVNPEAPWPGMKELRRITEDMGFKLTERLPVYDKFINPQFLSDKVLKKISN
- a CDS encoding DUF2120 domain-containing protein — protein: MRTHNIAGLIMGGLEAFEGSRAAMDTSQMLIVRGMSRKRVQPDELGSTLDQLLKDLGVKEMNLYSDEAGDILGVMDEQIRSSVPINTETDIGGIYRLKESFESMNCHTDYRMGLMEGDIAIFVVIWKDKSGIGPLFVEVVISLLEA
- the mptA gene encoding GTP cyclohydrolase MptA, producing MPDTQNKTPSVPVHLTRVGVTGVKKLLKIEREGKRPIVLIPTFDAFVDLPSTQRGIHMSRNPEAISEVLEEALDKTAVEIESLCASIVHSLLNKHKYATHAEVSMKSDFMIMKKSPVTRLKTQEMTKIMADASGIRGEDGEVLIRKMIGAEVVGMTVCPCAQETVKETSKQKLLEFLDEETTEKVLDTVSFSSHNQRGIGMIMIEVPEHQIIRGEDIIEIIEDSMSSSVSEMLKRPDENAVVLHAHQNPMFVEDCVRNMVQKIVHQYSHLPDDTLITVRQVNEESIHRHNAFAEKVATLKELKSEIEEGNGL
- a CDS encoding DUF2100 domain-containing protein, with amino-acid sequence MEQLRLKQAQTLIKEAGKSIKTSEGLKEPKEGKIDSKTYGEIINLLLETEEFIYTSRPDHNLSLEEAQIFCGNLLEIRDKIDTLLIDFGVMETENLEEEVGKLSSDFIFLTPKANFKKSLTRWGVNPQRIVVAGVPLQIEDMRILNPKLPEKALEPIKVKIEHVKSDLERKIQSFNPKKVLVVIEKDKAGIILAERAEKLFNSSKIEKESIKDMEIQDFLMILKKC
- a CDS encoding histone deacetylase family protein; amino-acid sequence: MMALVYSPEYLEHKTPNHPESPDRLSKIIKGLEEADLIGNIPIFEPYMAKEEDLERVHTSDHVERIRTFCERGGGYLDFDTYASPQSYEIAKLAAGGAIKASELVLNGFSSSYALVRPPGHHATRERAMGFCLFNNLAVALEYLRKVRKIKKFVIFDFDVHYGNGTAHIFYNDPDVLYISIHQDPHTIFPSEGFLEEIGEGAGEGFNLNIPLSPGSGTSDYIYILQRILRPVFKDFNADFYFFDVGFDAHRDDPLSRMLLDDDFYEWMAMEISNQSQPRVLTLEGGYHLEALKRCNLKMINILKEETLEHSQISPEMSRVQEETKNLFKRIEDNFSPFFTF
- a CDS encoding Lrp/AsnC family transcriptional regulator, with the protein product MKESGLPNTVKIDDLDRDIISIFNEDGRISYRKIAKKLDISIGTVHNRMEKLTQNGVIKKFAPVIDHQKLGYDLTTIIGVRVTGGVLRNWEDRTAYHHNVLCMYDVTGEFDAILIARFKDTNELDNFIKKLLKEPDVQRTYTQTVLNIVKEDLSSIRML
- a CDS encoding winged helix-turn-helix domain-containing protein, producing the protein MKTLITNLRGQCLFNASMKTQPDGLISLHDNKKQKTELESFLKGGEIIIESEDMLESCQKIADVIKGAQKHGKVLVAFGSGEIGPLLNFVANLEEVDELYTCYGKKIIRLPILKMDLSQTRLRILELLSEQELKAVELGKIIGISRPMAYKHLKVLINGGLVKKSSRMERYAITKTGRLTIYRQRTKD
- a CDS encoding tributyrin esterase; the encoded protein is MENLSTRQLNVEIKKALAQDKYRITLDNPGKLDSIAVGLNSGVDILLRGDVGDFVGALNNGAFIEIDGSTGRYVGDNMTSGEIIVRGSAEDGVGFGTYNGTIVVYGDAGNAVGQLNKGGTIIIDGNMGNLAGLYMLSGDIIVTGNAGVDTGDWMIGGTIYVAGDFETGANGAINELDEDDKSKLSKLFSQYEIEADIDGFKKIEPKELRPFYGGN